One window of Hylemonella gracilis genomic DNA carries:
- a CDS encoding amidohydrolase family protein: MELKMPDLGQPHAPQKVPYLRIATEEAWAPRDMLDLYRKLFERGDVDPGFHGLMGFYMSSPSERAQHIMRCLVDLDELRLQHMDAAGVDKAVVAITSPGVQVMDRATAVSFARTANDELAEAVRRHPTRLAGMIAIAPQDPVAAAKEIERGVTRLGMNAVIINSHTQGEYLSDAKFWDIFAAAEAHDAPIYLHPNALPPGMLPYFQEAGLDGAIYGFGVETGLHALRIITAGVFDRFPKLRMILGHMGEALPFWAYRLDYMHQATVRSKRYESVKPLAKRPSDYLRENFYITNSGVAWEHAIKFTQAFMGVDRVMYAMDYPYQYAVDEVNLLDAMDLPLEHKRQFFQSNAEAVFKLA; the protein is encoded by the coding sequence ATGGAACTGAAAATGCCCGATCTGGGGCAGCCACACGCGCCGCAAAAGGTGCCTTATCTGCGCATCGCCACGGAGGAGGCTTGGGCACCGCGGGATATGCTGGACCTCTACCGCAAGTTGTTCGAGCGCGGTGATGTGGATCCGGGCTTCCATGGCCTGATGGGTTTCTACATGAGCAGCCCCAGCGAGCGGGCTCAGCACATCATGCGTTGCCTGGTCGATCTGGATGAACTGCGCCTGCAGCACATGGACGCGGCCGGCGTGGACAAGGCGGTGGTCGCGATCACCTCGCCGGGCGTGCAGGTGATGGACCGTGCCACCGCCGTGTCCTTCGCGCGCACAGCCAACGATGAACTGGCCGAGGCGGTACGCCGCCATCCCACGCGCTTGGCGGGCATGATCGCCATTGCCCCGCAGGACCCGGTGGCCGCGGCCAAGGAAATCGAACGCGGCGTGACCCGCCTGGGCATGAATGCCGTCATCATCAACTCGCACACCCAGGGCGAGTACCTGTCCGACGCCAAGTTCTGGGACATCTTCGCCGCAGCCGAAGCCCATGACGCGCCGATCTACTTGCACCCGAATGCGTTGCCGCCGGGCATGCTGCCTTATTTCCAGGAGGCGGGCCTGGACGGCGCGATCTACGGTTTCGGCGTCGAGACCGGTCTGCACGCGCTGCGCATCATCACGGCGGGCGTGTTCGATCGCTTTCCGAAGTTGCGCATGATCCTCGGCCACATGGGCGAGGCCCTGCCGTTCTGGGCGTACCGGCTGGACTACATGCACCAGGCCACCGTCAGGTCCAAGCGCTATGAGAGTGTCAAGCCGCTGGCCAAACGGCCCAGCGACTACCTGCGCGAGAACTTCTACATCACCAACAGCGGCGTAGCCTGGGAGCACGCGATCAAGTTCACCCAGGCCTTCATGGGCGTGGATCGTGTGATGTACGCCATGGACTATCCCTACCAGTACGCCGTGGACGAGGTCAACCTGCTCGATGCCATGGACCTGCCACTCGAGCACAAGCGTCAATTTTTCCAGAGCAATGCCGAGGCAGTGTTCAAACTGGCATGA
- a CDS encoding tripartite tricarboxylate transporter substrate binding protein, giving the protein MKNTGRTGALFMLGAALLATALWAGAALAQTWPAQPIKIIVPFTPGTGMDTIARTVAPLLGERLGKPVVVQNTPGASGNIGADQVAKAAADGYTLLMGANTMLIASQLYKNVPFNPVNDFAPVSMTAWGTLMLVASPKSGIKTLEELITRAKAKPGAISYGSPGVGTPHHMAMELFNTQTHLSMLHVPYKGTAGYTTDLLSGEINVGFLPVHIAAGFVNSGKLQALAVGSAKRHPVAENVPTIGELGVKGVEVDMWYALSAPAKTPVAIVNRINSELVAIMKLPEVRETLGKAGLDAAWSAPKELGDIVVKDYARWGEVIRRNGITAD; this is encoded by the coding sequence ATGAAAAACACGGGACGAACCGGCGCACTGTTCATGCTGGGAGCCGCTCTGCTGGCAACTGCCTTGTGGGCAGGCGCCGCGCTGGCGCAGACCTGGCCGGCCCAGCCGATCAAGATCATCGTGCCATTCACGCCGGGCACCGGCATGGACACCATCGCACGCACCGTGGCCCCGCTTCTGGGTGAGCGCCTGGGCAAGCCCGTGGTGGTGCAAAACACCCCCGGCGCCAGCGGCAACATTGGCGCCGATCAGGTGGCCAAGGCCGCGGCCGATGGCTACACCCTGCTGATGGGCGCCAACACCATGCTGATCGCCTCGCAGCTCTACAAGAATGTGCCCTTCAACCCGGTCAATGATTTCGCGCCCGTGTCCATGACGGCCTGGGGCACGTTGATGCTGGTGGCCAGTCCCAAGAGCGGCATCAAAACCCTGGAAGAACTGATCACCCGCGCCAAGGCCAAGCCGGGCGCCATCAGCTATGGCTCCCCGGGCGTCGGTACGCCGCACCACATGGCCATGGAACTCTTCAACACCCAGACCCACCTGTCGATGCTGCACGTGCCCTACAAAGGCACTGCGGGCTACACCACCGATCTGCTGTCAGGCGAGATCAATGTCGGCTTCCTGCCCGTGCACATCGCGGCCGGTTTCGTCAACAGTGGCAAGCTGCAGGCCCTGGCGGTCGGCAGCGCCAAGCGGCACCCGGTGGCCGAGAACGTGCCGACCATTGGTGAGCTCGGCGTCAAGGGCGTGGAGGTGGACATGTGGTACGCCCTGTCCGCGCCGGCCAAGACCCCGGTCGCCATCGTGAATCGGATCAACAGCGAGCTCGTGGCCATCATGAAGCTGCCCGAAGTGCGCGAGACGCTGGGCAAGGCGGGCCTGGACGCCGCCTGGTCCGCGCCCAAGGAACTGGGTGACATCGTCGTCAAGGACTACGCCCGTTGGGGCGAGGTGATCCGGCGCAACGGCATCACAGCCGACTGA
- the mobB gene encoding molybdopterin-guanine dinucleotide biosynthesis protein B: protein MNVVGFAGYSGAGKTTLVEQLIPAFKAHGLRVSVIKHAHHRFDVDHPGKDSWRHRQAGAFEVLVASDRRLALLREYEREHEPQVHHLLAELSPVVDWVLVEGFRHSDLPKIEVWRADAAQPVCYPDDPYVVAIATDEASRLPVPTGLDRLNLNAPEAVRDWLLSQGNRFEYLAETYLG from the coding sequence ATGAACGTGGTCGGTTTCGCGGGCTACTCCGGCGCGGGCAAGACCACGCTGGTGGAGCAGTTGATTCCCGCGTTCAAGGCGCACGGCCTGCGTGTGTCTGTCATCAAGCATGCGCACCATCGCTTTGACGTCGATCATCCGGGCAAGGACAGTTGGCGGCATCGCCAGGCCGGCGCCTTCGAGGTGCTGGTGGCTTCCGACCGACGCCTGGCCCTGCTGCGCGAATACGAGCGCGAGCATGAGCCCCAGGTGCACCACCTGCTGGCGGAGTTGAGCCCGGTGGTGGATTGGGTGCTGGTGGAGGGTTTCCGTCACAGCGACCTGCCCAAGATCGAAGTGTGGCGCGCCGATGCCGCGCAGCCTGTCTGTTATCCGGACGACCCGTATGTCGTGGCCATCGCGACGGACGAGGCCAGCCGTCTGCCCGTGCCCACGGGCCTGGACCGGTTGAACCTGAACGCACCCGAAGCCGTGCGGGACTGGCTGCTCTCACAGGGCAATCGCTTCGAGTACCTGGCTGAGACCTACCTCGGCTGA
- a CDS encoding LysR family transcriptional regulator, with the protein MDTLVNLQTFVAVAETGSFSEAARRAGLAPSVIAKRIDQLEWRIRAPLFIRSTRKLTLTDVGERYLPELRHLVRQMDDTLNGMARADGELEGHIRVKIPTTLGVLYLGDLLNRFLQEQPRISMEVVLADRSVNPMEEGFDLAIGARPESYGQVQDLPLSPIRRYLCAAPAYLARRGWPDSPADLLAHDCLVLATTGTRWELQGPQGLVGVEVRPKLRSNDGMALHAAARAGQGIALLADYLVEPDLRSGDLQEVLPDMRLPGLWLKALVPVNRIDLPRIQALLLWLRQQLGETPPWTRPTAAGA; encoded by the coding sequence ATGGACACCCTGGTCAATCTGCAAACCTTCGTCGCCGTGGCCGAAACCGGCAGCTTCTCCGAAGCCGCGCGCCGCGCGGGGCTGGCGCCCTCGGTGATCGCCAAACGCATCGACCAATTGGAGTGGCGTATCCGCGCCCCACTCTTCATCCGTTCGACGCGCAAGCTCACGCTCACCGATGTAGGCGAACGCTACCTGCCCGAACTGCGCCATCTGGTGCGGCAGATGGACGACACGCTCAATGGCATGGCCCGGGCTGACGGCGAACTGGAAGGGCACATCCGCGTCAAGATCCCGACCACACTGGGCGTGCTTTACCTGGGCGACCTGCTCAACCGCTTCTTGCAGGAACAGCCCCGCATCAGCATGGAAGTGGTGCTGGCCGATCGTTCAGTAAATCCCATGGAGGAAGGGTTTGACTTGGCCATCGGTGCGCGGCCCGAGTCCTACGGCCAGGTGCAGGACCTGCCGCTGAGCCCCATCCGCCGCTACCTCTGCGCCGCGCCCGCCTATCTGGCGCGCAGGGGGTGGCCCGACAGTCCCGCCGATCTCTTGGCCCACGATTGCCTGGTGCTGGCCACGACCGGCACCCGCTGGGAACTGCAGGGCCCCCAGGGCCTGGTCGGCGTGGAGGTGCGACCCAAGTTGCGCAGCAACGACGGCATGGCCCTGCACGCGGCCGCGCGCGCGGGTCAGGGCATTGCCTTGCTGGCCGATTACCTGGTCGAACCGGATCTGCGCAGCGGGGACTTGCAGGAAGTGCTGCCCGACATGCGACTGCCCGGGCTTTGGCTGAAAGCGCTGGTGCCCGTCAACCGCATCGATCTGCCCCGCATCCAGGCCCTGCTGCTGTGGCTGCGGCAGCAGTTGGGAGAGACACCGCCCTGGACCCGACCAACGGCCGCTGGCGCTTGA
- a CDS encoding methyl-accepting chemotaxis protein, which yields MNLNNMRVSTKLWLTTMGLMLLLFVTVAVTYANVLHSMTKSMDKSRQASERVATAERWRGVAQVASTVASTVATAESDAQAASYMVQLKEAQGRSSQAQKRLGDIATSADDQAAFAAISAEREKVLKISARVSELKKAGDAAGVKTLRENEHLPAIALYLGAIDKFVELQHRQQDEADAEAMSKLKTQTTMGIVVVLVVLFLGVFIVRLFTRSITRPLAQAVSAAGTISNGDLTKTIQVDRSDEFGTLLKALADMNGKLRNVVGEVRSGVESVASAANEIATGNADLSARTEQTAANLEEAAASMEQLTSTVTQSADTAHQANQLAAKAAQAARNGGGVVQQVVGSMQQISDSSRKINDIIGVIDGIAFQTNILALNAAVEAARAGEQGRGFAVVAGEVRALAGRSADAAKEIKALIAASVQNVDMGTAQVAQAGQSMEEIVSSVQRVSDLIGEIAAAASEQKDGIGQVKAAVVNLDQMTQQNAALVEESSAAASGMRDQAHRLASVVSVFHVGVDTTNAFGITTRPADAHGARSPDQTQAGRSLAARKSLQPRVSAGKSLAASSARPLAAPAQPQSPRSAVPSGAKAASDSAKDWEMF from the coding sequence ATGAATTTGAACAATATGCGCGTCTCGACCAAGCTGTGGCTGACCACCATGGGCTTGATGCTGCTGCTATTCGTCACGGTGGCTGTGACCTATGCCAACGTGCTGCACAGCATGACGAAGTCCATGGACAAGAGCCGACAAGCCAGCGAGCGCGTGGCGACCGCCGAGCGCTGGCGTGGCGTGGCCCAGGTGGCGTCGACAGTGGCGTCTACGGTGGCCACCGCCGAATCCGACGCGCAGGCTGCCAGCTACATGGTCCAACTCAAGGAGGCTCAGGGGCGCAGTTCTCAGGCACAGAAGCGCCTGGGCGACATCGCCACCAGCGCGGATGACCAAGCCGCATTTGCCGCCATTTCGGCGGAGCGCGAGAAGGTGCTCAAGATCTCGGCCCGCGTCAGCGAGCTTAAGAAGGCGGGTGACGCGGCGGGGGTCAAGACCCTGCGCGAAAACGAGCACTTGCCGGCCATCGCCCTGTACCTTGGCGCCATCGACAAGTTCGTGGAGCTGCAGCACCGGCAGCAGGATGAGGCGGATGCCGAGGCGATGAGCAAGCTCAAGACCCAGACCACGATGGGCATCGTCGTCGTGCTGGTGGTGCTGTTCTTGGGGGTCTTCATCGTCCGCCTGTTCACGCGCAGCATCACCCGGCCGCTGGCGCAAGCCGTGAGCGCGGCGGGCACGATCTCCAACGGCGACCTGACCAAGACCATCCAGGTCGATCGTTCCGACGAGTTCGGGACCTTGCTCAAGGCCTTGGCGGACATGAACGGCAAGTTGCGCAACGTGGTGGGCGAGGTGCGCTCGGGGGTGGAATCCGTCGCGTCGGCGGCCAATGAAATCGCCACGGGCAATGCCGACTTGTCGGCCCGCACTGAACAGACCGCGGCCAATCTTGAAGAAGCCGCCGCTTCCATGGAGCAGCTCACGAGCACCGTCACGCAGTCCGCCGACACGGCGCACCAGGCCAATCAGCTGGCGGCCAAGGCGGCCCAGGCCGCGCGCAACGGCGGCGGCGTGGTACAGCAAGTGGTGGGCAGCATGCAGCAGATCAGCGATTCGTCCAGAAAGATCAACGACATCATCGGTGTCATCGACGGCATTGCCTTCCAGACCAACATCCTGGCTTTGAACGCCGCCGTCGAAGCCGCGCGCGCGGGTGAACAAGGTCGGGGTTTTGCCGTGGTGGCGGGCGAGGTGCGCGCGCTGGCCGGGCGCAGCGCTGACGCGGCCAAGGAGATCAAGGCGCTCATCGCCGCCAGCGTGCAGAACGTCGACATGGGCACGGCGCAGGTGGCCCAGGCCGGCCAGAGCATGGAAGAAATTGTCAGCAGCGTGCAGCGCGTGAGCGATCTGATCGGTGAAATCGCCGCCGCAGCCTCCGAGCAGAAGGACGGCATTGGTCAGGTCAAGGCCGCCGTGGTGAACCTGGACCAGATGACGCAGCAAAATGCCGCCCTGGTGGAAGAGTCATCGGCCGCGGCATCTGGCATGCGTGACCAAGCCCATCGGCTGGCCAGCGTGGTCTCTGTCTTTCATGTGGGCGTGGACACGACCAACGCGTTCGGCATTACCACCCGACCCGCGGACGCCCACGGGGCTCGCTCGCCCGATCAGACGCAGGCGGGGCGCTCCCTGGCCGCGCGCAAGAGCCTGCAGCCCAGGGTATCCGCCGGCAAGTCGCTTGCGGCTTCGTCCGCCAGGCCACTTGCGGCCCCGGCGCAACCTCAGTCGCCAAGAAGCGCCGTCCCGTCCGGCGCCAAGGCAGCGAGTGACAGCGCCAAGGATTGGGAGATGTTCTGA
- a CDS encoding molybdopterin molybdotransferase MoeA has translation MNTARPPLKTLDAALAELLAQVLPLPELEDLDTFEADGRVLARDLVSELNVPPRDNSAMDGYAVRCADVVAAGATLRVGQRIPAGAVADQPLVPGEAARIFTGAQLPPGADAVVMQEDCVSLDDGRARVNVLPRPGQNVRRAGEDVRLGATVLSRGTRLNPAALGLAASIGLDRLPVARRPRVALFSTGDELVMPGTVAPAQLPPGAIYNSNRFFLRTLLQRLGCVVTDYGIVPDQREATLNALRQAAEGHDLILSSGGVSVGEEDHVKPAVQTLGTLDLWQIAIKPGKPFAYGKLRTARSQAHFIGLPGNPVSSYVTFLLLVRPFLLRLQGLPEQALAPVAVTLPAHFEWTRAEKRREFLRARRNAAGGVDLHPQQGSGVLNSVAWGDGLVDNPPERRIARGDPVRFIAFSEFMV, from the coding sequence ATGAACACTGCCCGCCCGCCCCTCAAGACCCTGGACGCGGCCCTGGCCGAATTGCTCGCGCAGGTCCTGCCTCTGCCCGAGCTGGAAGACCTGGACACCTTCGAGGCGGACGGCCGCGTGTTGGCGCGTGATCTGGTGTCCGAGCTGAACGTGCCGCCACGCGACAACAGCGCCATGGACGGTTACGCCGTGCGCTGCGCCGATGTGGTGGCGGCCGGTGCCACGCTGCGTGTTGGCCAACGCATCCCCGCCGGTGCCGTGGCCGACCAGCCATTGGTCCCGGGCGAAGCCGCGCGCATCTTCACCGGGGCGCAACTGCCGCCGGGCGCAGATGCCGTTGTGATGCAGGAGGACTGCGTGTCCCTGGACGATGGACGGGCGCGGGTCAACGTCCTGCCCCGGCCGGGCCAGAACGTCCGCCGCGCGGGCGAGGACGTGCGCCTGGGCGCCACCGTGCTGTCGCGGGGCACGCGCCTGAATCCCGCCGCGCTGGGCCTGGCGGCCAGCATAGGCCTGGACCGCCTGCCGGTGGCGCGGCGCCCGCGTGTGGCGCTGTTTTCCACCGGCGACGAACTCGTCATGCCGGGCACGGTGGCACCCGCGCAACTGCCGCCGGGCGCGATCTACAACTCCAACCGCTTTTTCCTGCGCACGCTGCTGCAGCGCCTGGGTTGTGTGGTGACGGACTACGGCATCGTGCCCGACCAGCGGGAGGCCACTCTCAACGCCTTGCGCCAGGCCGCCGAGGGCCATGACCTCATCCTCAGCAGCGGCGGCGTGTCCGTGGGCGAGGAAGACCATGTGAAGCCGGCCGTGCAGACCCTGGGCACGCTGGACCTGTGGCAGATCGCCATCAAGCCCGGCAAGCCTTTCGCCTACGGCAAGCTGCGCACGGCGCGAAGCCAGGCGCACTTCATCGGCCTGCCGGGCAACCCTGTGTCGAGCTATGTGACCTTTCTGCTGCTGGTGCGGCCTTTCCTGCTGCGACTGCAGGGGCTGCCTGAGCAGGCCCTGGCGCCGGTCGCGGTCACCTTGCCTGCGCATTTCGAATGGACGCGTGCCGAGAAGCGGCGTGAGTTTTTGCGTGCACGCCGCAACGCGGCGGGCGGCGTGGACTTGCACCCGCAGCAGGGCTCGGGCGTGTTGAACTCAGTGGCCTGGGGCGATGGATTGGTGGACAACCCGCCCGAGCGGCGCATTGCCCGGGGCGACCCAGTGCGCTTCATCGCCTTCTCGGAGTTCATGGTCTGA
- a CDS encoding molybdenum cofactor biosynthesis protein MoaE encodes MTAARVSIQTDDFNVAAEIAALRARDARVGAVCSFIGTVRDRNSVPTPGTGVSTLPPEGALAPWGGPAALGAAAVSAMELEHYPGMTEQAIEGMIDEALQRFDIYAARVIHRVGLLQPLDQIVLVAVTSAHRGQSFQACEFLMDYLKTQAPFWKKETTPQGAHWVDARVSDDEALARWGISVRNA; translated from the coding sequence ATGACAGCAGCGCGTGTTTCCATCCAGACCGACGACTTCAATGTGGCCGCCGAAATCGCGGCCTTGCGCGCGCGCGACGCCCGCGTGGGCGCGGTCTGCAGCTTCATCGGGACGGTGCGCGACAGGAACAGTGTCCCCACGCCCGGAACGGGTGTGTCTACGCTGCCCCCTGAGGGGGCTCTCGCGCCTTGGGGCGGCCCGGCGGCGCTCGGTGCTGCGGCTGTCAGCGCGATGGAGCTGGAGCATTACCCCGGCATGACCGAGCAGGCCATCGAAGGCATGATCGACGAGGCGCTGCAGCGCTTTGACATTTATGCTGCCCGCGTGATCCACCGCGTGGGTTTGCTTCAGCCCCTGGACCAGATCGTGCTGGTCGCCGTCACTTCCGCACACCGTGGGCAGAGCTTTCAGGCCTGTGAGTTCCTGATGGACTACCTCAAGACCCAGGCACCGTTCTGGAAGAAAGAAACCACGCCCCAAGGCGCCCACTGGGTGGATGCGCGCGTGAGCGACGACGAGGCCCTGGCGCGCTGGGGCATTTCGGTGCGCAATGCGTGA
- a CDS encoding FAD-dependent monooxygenase, protein MQAEKNSSTQSLSTQVAIVGGGPVGMGLAIELGQRGIHCVLIERYREPQPIPKGQNLTQRTMEHFHFWGAEPALRAARTIPPDYGIGGLTAYGSLLGPYHYDWMQRELVRPYYYKANERLPQYATEAVLRARVAQLPTIQVRYGWRVDQVKPGPDAVEVIAVAHEDAAEASGARQLTIHADYMVGCDGSRSLVRAQAGITQTLSDHDRMMVLLVFRSHQLHELLKRYPGKSYYNVLQPELDGYWKFFGRVDLGETWFFHAPVPPGTTRDNFDFRAYLHQAVGAEFDVEFQHVGFWDLRFAIADSYRSGRVFVAGDAAHSHPPYGGYGVNTGFEDARNLGWKLAAALQGWGGKALLDSYDQERRPVFESTARDFIAKSIETDRQFLRTFDPERDRAAFEQAWQGRSAFAVGEVHAFEPNYEGSPIVDEPGSVSQARTQGGSAIGTHTFQARAGHHLAPAQLSARHQNRNVYETLGSGFTLLAFGAAADKVQALKQTAQAMGLPLTVVEDAAQGECQRYEASLILVRPDHFVAWSDTAAQGQAWAQAQAVLRQACGLDVLETVGNT, encoded by the coding sequence ATGCAAGCAGAAAAGAATTCATCCACCCAAAGCCTTTCAACCCAGGTTGCCATCGTCGGCGGCGGCCCGGTGGGCATGGGCTTGGCCATCGAGTTGGGACAGCGCGGTATCCACTGCGTGTTGATCGAACGCTACCGCGAGCCGCAGCCCATCCCCAAGGGGCAGAACCTGACGCAGCGCACGATGGAGCACTTCCATTTCTGGGGCGCGGAGCCGGCCCTGCGTGCCGCGCGCACGATCCCGCCGGACTACGGCATCGGCGGTCTGACGGCCTACGGTTCCCTGCTCGGGCCCTACCACTACGACTGGATGCAGCGCGAGCTCGTGCGTCCTTACTACTACAAGGCCAACGAGCGCCTGCCTCAGTATGCGACCGAGGCCGTCTTGCGTGCCCGCGTGGCGCAACTGCCGACAATACAGGTCCGCTACGGCTGGCGCGTGGACCAAGTGAAGCCTGGGCCGGATGCCGTGGAGGTGATCGCGGTGGCGCATGAGGATGCTGCTGAAGCCAGCGGGGCGCGGCAACTGACCATACACGCTGACTACATGGTGGGCTGTGACGGCAGCCGTTCGCTGGTGCGCGCGCAGGCAGGCATCACGCAGACGCTTTCGGATCACGATCGCATGATGGTTCTGCTGGTCTTCCGCTCACATCAACTGCACGAGTTGCTCAAGCGTTACCCCGGCAAGTCGTATTACAACGTCCTGCAGCCGGAGCTGGATGGATACTGGAAGTTCTTTGGCCGTGTCGACTTGGGTGAGACCTGGTTCTTCCATGCCCCCGTTCCGCCCGGAACGACGCGCGACAACTTCGATTTCCGTGCCTACCTGCACCAGGCCGTGGGCGCGGAGTTTGACGTCGAATTTCAGCACGTCGGCTTCTGGGACCTGCGTTTCGCCATCGCGGACAGCTATCGTTCCGGTCGTGTCTTCGTCGCGGGTGACGCGGCACACAGTCACCCGCCCTATGGCGGTTATGGCGTCAATACCGGTTTCGAGGACGCACGCAACCTGGGCTGGAAGCTGGCTGCCGCGCTACAGGGCTGGGGTGGCAAGGCCTTGCTCGACTCCTATGACCAGGAGCGTCGTCCGGTGTTCGAGTCCACCGCGCGCGACTTCATCGCCAAGTCCATCGAAACCGACCGACAGTTCTTGCGCACCTTCGACCCCGAACGGGATCGCGCCGCCTTCGAGCAGGCCTGGCAAGGCCGCAGCGCGTTTGCCGTGGGCGAGGTGCATGCCTTCGAGCCGAACTACGAAGGCTCGCCCATCGTGGACGAGCCGGGCTCCGTGAGCCAGGCCCGGACGCAAGGGGGCAGCGCCATCGGAACGCACACCTTCCAAGCCCGCGCCGGGCACCATCTCGCGCCCGCGCAGCTGTCTGCCCGGCACCAGAATCGCAATGTGTACGAAACGCTGGGGTCAGGTTTCACTCTGCTGGCTTTCGGCGCGGCGGCGGACAAGGTTCAGGCCTTGAAGCAGACGGCCCAGGCCATGGGCTTGCCGCTGACCGTGGTGGAAGATGCTGCGCAAGGTGAATGCCAGCGTTATGAAGCGAGCCTGATTCTGGTGCGACCCGATCATTTCGTCGCGTGGTCTGACACGGCGGCGCAGGGACAGGCTTGGGCGCAGGCGCAAGCGGTGCTGCGGCAGGCCTGCGGCCTGGACGTGCTGGAGACGGTTGGAAACACTTGA
- a CDS encoding MoaD/ThiS family protein has protein sequence MKVRIKYFASIREALGVAEEGVDTRATTVGGLRDELIARGGAHALALARSQDGKSRAVRVALDQRMSAENGDLREGCEVAFFPPVTGG, from the coding sequence ATGAAAGTCAGGATCAAGTATTTCGCCTCCATCCGCGAGGCCCTGGGCGTGGCCGAAGAGGGCGTGGACACCCGTGCGACCACGGTGGGCGGTTTGCGCGACGAACTGATCGCGCGCGGTGGTGCGCATGCCCTGGCCTTGGCCCGATCCCAGGACGGGAAAAGCCGCGCCGTGCGCGTGGCGCTGGACCAGCGCATGAGCGCCGAGAACGGCGACTTGCGCGAGGGTTGCGAGGTGGCCTTCTTCCCGCCAGTGACGGGCGGTTGA
- the dapA gene encoding 4-hydroxy-tetrahydrodipicolinate synthase, protein MPSGASLSSPKRYAGLWIPLVTPFRDGALDLPALGQLIDHLRRQGVRGFVACGSTGEAAALDADEQLAVLDAVLEAAQGLPVIMGVSGYHLPKLRNWVRQLASRPLVGLLTPAPLYVRPAQAGLLDWFHALADSSTAPLIVYDIPYRTGAHIGTDTLLTLAAHPNIQAIKDCGGDAGKTLALIADGRLDVLAGEDLQLYATLAQGGVGGITASAHLRTACFAALINQIAQGRLDEARAEWLRLVPLIQTLFAQPNPGPLKAVLAGQGYLREELRAPMTSVTPALRERLQVWMGTALEL, encoded by the coding sequence CTGCCCAGCGGCGCCTCTCTCTCCAGCCCGAAGCGCTATGCCGGCCTCTGGATCCCCCTGGTGACGCCATTTCGCGATGGTGCGCTTGACCTGCCCGCCCTGGGCCAGCTGATCGACCACCTGCGCAGACAAGGCGTGCGCGGCTTCGTGGCCTGCGGGTCCACGGGCGAAGCCGCGGCACTCGACGCCGACGAACAATTGGCCGTGCTCGATGCCGTGCTGGAGGCGGCCCAGGGCCTGCCCGTCATCATGGGCGTGAGCGGCTACCACCTGCCCAAGCTGCGCAACTGGGTACGTCAGCTGGCATCTCGCCCGCTGGTAGGACTGCTCACACCCGCGCCGCTGTATGTGCGGCCTGCGCAAGCCGGGCTGCTGGACTGGTTCCATGCGCTGGCCGACAGCAGTACAGCGCCGCTGATCGTCTACGACATCCCCTACCGCACGGGCGCGCACATCGGAACGGACACCCTGCTGACACTGGCCGCGCATCCCAACATCCAGGCGATCAAGGACTGCGGCGGTGACGCGGGCAAGACGCTGGCCCTGATTGCCGATGGTCGACTCGACGTACTCGCGGGCGAGGACCTGCAGCTCTACGCCACCTTGGCCCAGGGCGGCGTGGGTGGCATCACGGCCAGCGCCCACCTGCGGACAGCGTGCTTCGCGGCACTGATCAACCAGATCGCGCAGGGTCGACTGGACGAGGCACGCGCCGAGTGGCTGCGCTTGGTGCCGCTGATCCAGACCCTGTTCGCGCAACCCAACCCCGGCCCACTGAAGGCGGTACTGGCCGGGCAAGGGTACTTGCGCGAGGAGTTGCGTGCGCCCATGACCTCGGTGACTCCCGCGCTGCGCGAACGGCTGCAGGTGTGGATGGGGACCGCGCTTGAACTCTGA